A part of Rhopalosiphum maidis isolate BTI-1 chromosome 3, ASM367621v3, whole genome shotgun sequence genomic DNA contains:
- the LOC113560053 gene encoding protein ANTAGONIST OF LIKE HETEROCHROMATIN PROTEIN 1-like, producing the protein MYTSNTHCRKPITLVKDDITLPASNRIKIPISPDEKLAVTLRYLATGESFRSLSFAFRISHSYISTIVKDTLSTLKKHLMPIFLPDLSTIDLNKKASEFWTKWNFPNCVLAIDGKHVRIRCPEKTGSLFFNYKDYFSIVMLAMVDANYTFIAIDVGSFGREGDSGIFLKSAMGQKILDGSFGFPGKKQLPGSDKVLPHVIVGDEAFRLHPNIMKPYTRQSARHEKSKAVFNYRLSRARRVTENAFGLLSQIFRVFYQPINIDPMTCDDLIVVACCLHNLLREAYLEENGQAFFEERKSSTTLQINNLIPITRGGGFTNAEGFLVRDSFKDFFNNEGSVSWQEDK; encoded by the exons atgtatacttcAAATACACACTGCAGGAAgccaataa cattAGTAAAAGACGATATAACATTACCTGCAtcaaacagaataaaaattccaatttcGCCCGATGAGAAATTAGCTGTTACTTTAAG ATATCTTGCTACTGGGGAATCATTTCGGTCACTTTCTTTTGCGTTCAGAATTTCACACAGTTACATTAGTACTATCGTAAAAGATACACTTTCGACGTTAAAAAAACACCTTATGCCAATTTTTCTACCAGATTTGTCAACTAtcgacttaaataaaaaagcatCAGAGTTTTGGACTAAATGGAATTTTCCAAACTGCGTTCTAGCGATAGATGGAAAACACGTTCGAATTAGATGTCCAGAAAAAACAGgatcacttttttttaattataaagattACTTCTCTATTGTAATGTTAGCAATGGTCGATgccaattatacatttattgctaTTGATGTTGGTTCATTTGGCAGAGAAGGAGACAgtggcatatttttaaaatctgctATGGGTCAAAAAATACTGGATGGTTCATTTGGTTTTCctggaaaaaaacaattacctGGATCTGATAAAGTATTACCTCACGTTATAGTTGGAGATGAAGCTTTTAGACTACACCCTAATATAATGAAACCATATACTCGACAATCTGCAAGACACGAAAAATCAAAagctgtttttaattatagattgAGTCGTGCTAGGAGGGTGACGGAAAACGCATTTGGATTGTTAAGCCAGATATTCCGTGTATTTTATCAGCCCATTAACATTGATCCAATGACGTGTGATGATCTTATTGTAGTTGCTTGttgtttacataatttactaCGAGAAGCATATTTAGAAGAGAATGGACAAGCATTTTTTGAAGAGCGTAAGTCAAGTACAACACTCCAAATAAACAACCTAATACCAATAACAAGAGGCGGTGGTTTTACAAATGCAGAAGGGTTTTTAGTTCGAGATTcttttaaggatttttttaacaatgaaGGATCTGTGTCATGGCAGGaagacaaataa